The region ATCACCTCCGTCGCGAGATGATCGAAGTTCTTCTCCATCGTCGCCGCCGCGTCCGCGTTGAACTCGAGCGCGGCACGCACCTCGAAACCCGCGCGCTCCGCGCCTAGGTCCAGTCCACCAGCGCCAGAGAACAAGCTGATCGCTAGGCCGATCGACTCTCCCGCCATGGCCACATTCTGTTCCGTGGGCAGGACACTCACGGTGGATTTGCGCTTCACAGTCCGCTGCCGCGTCGCTCGAGCTCGGCGATCCGCGCCTCCTGCTGGCGGATGAGCCAATCGGGCTGCCGTTGCACCTGCTGGCTGATCGGAAGGGGAACGATCTCCAGTGGGTGTAGAACTCCTCGGGTGCGGTGAACTCGCTACGGCCCGGCCCCGATGCCTCACCTGCACGAGGGAACAAACGACGTTCCAGAACGGCCGTGCCGACGTTCCAGGTGAGGCTCGACGGGGGGCGAACCTCACGGAGTGAAAAGTCCTGGTCACTTCACATTCGCGGAAGTCCCAGCGACCCGGGAGCGAGGCTATCGGCGGCGTGACCTGCGGGGTCGCAGGCAATCGGCAGCTGCGGGTATTGATCACGGCGATGACTCCACCCGAGGCAGTGCTGCTCGACGTCGGTGGCGTGTTGCTGCTCCCCGACCAC is a window of Acidimicrobiia bacterium DNA encoding:
- a CDS encoding DNA cytosine methyltransferase, translating into MAGESIGLAISLFSGAGGLDLGAERAGFEVRAALEFNADAAATMEKNFDHLATEV